The following are encoded together in the Vigna angularis cultivar LongXiaoDou No.4 chromosome 9, ASM1680809v1, whole genome shotgun sequence genome:
- the LOC108320606 gene encoding mediator of RNA polymerase II transcription subunit 6, which yields MATAPGNQMLEGGGAPPPPGTDMTGICFRDQLWLNSFPLDRNLVFDYFALSPFYDWTCNNEQLRMRSVHPLDLSQLSKMTGTEYMLSEVMEPHLFVIRKQKRDSPDKVTPMLAYYVLDGSIYQAPQLCNVFAARIGRALYYIEKAFTTAASKLEKIGYAGSVDSENETALVESKTAKETIDIKEVKRVDHILASLQRKLPPAPPPPPFPEGYVPPPTAEAEKGTETQEAAETQAPTADPIIDQGPSKRMKF from the exons ATGGCGACGGCGCCGGGAAACCAAATGCTGGAGGGGGGAGGAGCGCCGCCGCCTCCGGGGACTGATATGACCGGAATATGCTTCCGAGACCAGCTCTGGCTCAACAGCTTCCCTCTCGATCGCAACCTTGTCTTCGATTACTTCGCCCTTTCCCCTTTCTATGATTGGACTTGCAACAACGAGCAACTCCGTATGCGATCCGTTCACCCCCTCGACCTCTCTCAACTCTC GAAAATGACGGGGACGGAGTATATGCTCAGCGAAGTTATGGAGCCGCACCTCTTTGTTATTCGCAAGCAGAAGAGAGATAGCCCTGACAAAGTTACGCCTATGCTCGCCTACTACGTCCTCGACGGTTCCATATACCAGGCTCCGCAACTCTGCAATGTTTTTGCTGCCAGAATT GGAAGGGCCCTTTATTACATAGAAAAGGCATTTACTACAGCTGCCTCCAAGTTGGAGAAGATTGGATATG CTGGGTCTGTGGATTCTGAAAACGAGACTGCATTGGTGGAGTCAAAGACTGCTAAGGAGACGATTGACATAAAGGAAGTTAAGCGTGTGGATCATATTCTTGCATCCTTGCAACGCAAG TTACCACCAGCTCCACCTCCACCACCCTTTCCAGAAGGGTATGTACCGCCTCCTACAGCTGAAGCTGAGAAAGGCACCGAAACTCAGGAAGCAGCAGAAACGCAAGCTCCTACTGCTGATCCCATAATTGATCAAGGACCAtcaaaaagaatgaaattttaa
- the LOC108320604 gene encoding pentatricopeptide repeat-containing protein At4g26680, mitochondrial, whose protein sequence is MRNIEVRRFCTLITEATHRTPTTKPFLPIPHRTLPEPRGQDLDFITVAHSHVVNSHWEKLHPLCPVLTPFRLKHLFLNLQNDHVLSLKLSQWLLQHHPSTHTLETLSFLLHTLATHRQFKTIQTILTKILSSHPPHTLFDSLLHSYPICNASPLVFDALFKTLAHASKFRSATLTYTLMKQHGFSLTVESCNAFLSSLLRLRRADIALSFYREMRRSYVSPNVYTLNMVIRAHCMLGGVQKGFEIFQKMGDMGLSPNVVSFNTLISGYCNKGLFGLALKVKSLMGGHGVQANVVTFNTLINGFCKERKLHEANRVFNEMKVANVTPNVVTYNTLLHGYGQVGDSEMGGKVYEEMVRNGVKADILTYNALILGLCKDGKTKKAAGFVKELDKENLVPNASTFSALITGQCVRNNSERAFLIYRSMVRSGCNPNEHTFQMLISAFCKNEDFDGAVQVLRDMLGRLMRPDSSTLSELYHGLHRCGKNQLALALCSEIEARRLLPDGFDKEKLFIVPPENETSS, encoded by the coding sequence ATGCGAAACATTGAAGTTCGTCGATTTTGCACTCTGATAACCGAAGCAACCCACAGAACCCCAACAACGAAGCCATTCCTTCCCATACCTCACCGAACCCTTCCCGAACCTCGAGGCCAGGATCTGGACTTCATCACCGTCGCTCACAGTCACGTCGTCAACTCCCACTGGGAAAAGCTACATCCTTTGTGCCCCGTTCTCACACCCTTTCGTCTCAAACACCTCTTCCTCAACCTCCAAAACGACCACGTATTGTCCCTCAAACTTTCCCAATGGCTTCTCCAACACCACCCATCCACGCACACCCTCGAAACCCTCTCGTTCCTCCTCCACACCCTCGCCACACATCGCCAATTCAAAACCATCCAAACCATCCTCACAAAAATCCTTTCTTCACACCCTCCCCACACCCTCTTCGACTCTCTCTTACACTCCTACCCTATCTGCAATGCTTCCCCTCTCGTCTTCGATGCCCTCTTCAAAACCCTCGCCCATGCCAGTAAATTCCGCAGCGCCACCCTCACTTATACCCTGATGAAGCAACACGGCTTCTCCCTCACCGTTGAGTCCTGCAACGCCTTTTTAAGTTCTCTGCTTCGCCTCCGCAGAGCAGATATCGCGCTGTCGTTTTACCGGGAGATGCGTCGCTCTTATGTTTCGCCTAACGTCTACACTCTCAACATGGTTATTCGCGCTCATTGCATGTTGGGGGGAGTGCAGAAGGGCTTTGAGATTTTCCAGAAGATGGGGGACATGGGCTTGAGTCCTAATGTTGTGTCTTTCAATACTTTGATTTCGGGGTATTGTAACAAGGGGCTGTTTGGCTTGGCTTTAAAGGTTAAATCTTTGATGGGGGGTCATGGAGTGCAGGCTAATGTGGTTACTTTTAACACTCTGATTAATGGGTTTTGTAAGGAGAGGAAGTTGCATGAGGCGAATAGGGTTTTCAATGAGATGAAGGTTGCCAATGTAACCCCGAATGTTGTAACTTACAATACTTTGTTGCATGGGTATGGTCAGGTTGGAGACAGTGAAATGGGTGGGAAAGTTTACGAGGAGATGGTGAGGAATGGGGTTAAGGCTGATATATTAACTTATAATGCATTGATTTTGGGGCTGTGTAAGGATGGAAAGACAAAGAAGGCTGCAGGGTTTGTAAAGGAGCTTGATAAAGAGAACTTGGTTCCAAATGCGAGTACTTTTTCTGCTCTTATTACTGGACAGTGTGTGAGGAACAATTCTGAGCGTGCCTTTCTTATTTATAGGAGCATGGTGAGGAGTGGTTGTAATCCAAATGAGCATACTTTTCAGATGCTGATATCTGCTTTTTGCAAGAATGAGGACTTTGATGGGgctgtgcaggttttgagggaCATGCTGGGTAGATTGATGAGGCCAGATTCCAGCACGTTATCTGAGCTGTATCATGGACTTCACAGGTGTGGGAAAAACCAGTTGGCATTGGCTCTGTGTAGCGAGATAGAAGCGAGGCGACTCTTGCCGGATGGGTTTgacaaagaaaaattattcatCGTCCCTCCTGAAAATGAGACAAGTAGCTGA